In Alphaproteobacteria bacterium, the sequence ACGCCTGCCGCACGTTCGCCGAATTCGCCCGTCGCAATCGGCGCATTGGCGGGCCCACATCGCGGCAAGCATTTCCGACCCTATCGTCATCTCGCCGGGCATCGCTGGGCCGTCGATCACGGTGCCGTGATGGTCGAGACGGGCCAATGGCTGCGACCCCAATATTTTCCGTTGCCGGGCGAGACGGACTGGCTGGAATCCGTCACGCGCGAAGCGCGCGCCGTTCGCGCGAGCGTCGGCGTATGCGACGTATCCACGCTCGGCAAGATCGACGTGCAAGGCCCCGACGCCGGCGCGTTTCTCGACTTCGTCTACGCGAACACGTTCTCGACCCTGCCGGTCGGCCGCACGCGCTACGGTTTGATGCTGCGCGAGGACGGGTTCGTGTTCGACGACGGCACGGCCGCGCGATTGGCGGCGGAACACTTCATCGTCTCGACGACGACCGCCAACGCCGCGCGCGCGATGCAGCATCTCGAGTTCTGCCATCAAGTGCTGCGCCCCGATTTGCGGGTGACACTCGCTTCCGTCACCGAGGCATGGTCGCAATATGCCGTCGCGGGGCCGAAGTCGCGTGCGCTGCTTCAAGACCTGCTGGGCGACGCATTCGATTTGTCGGACGCGGCGTTCCCGTATCTTGCCTGCGCCGAAACGAAACTTGGCGCCGCGACGATCCGGTTGTTCCGCGTCTCGTTCTCCGGCGAGCTTGCTTACGAGATCGCCGCGCCCGCTCAGTACGGCGCGTCTCTGCTCGACGCGCTGATGAAGTCGGGCGCGACACCCTATGGCACGGAAGCTCTGGGCGTGCTCCGGGTCGAGAAGGGGCATGTCGCGGGTAACGAGATCAGCGGCCAGACCACGGCGGGCGATCTGGGCCTTGGCAAAATGCTGTCGGCGAAGAAGGATTATATCGGCCGCACGATGGCCAAGCGGCCGGCCTTAATCGCCGCCGATCGGCCGACGCTCGTCGGCTTGAAGCCCGTGGACGCCACGCAGCGTCTGCGTGCGGGCGCGCATTTCCTGGCGCTGGGTGCGCCGGCGACGACCGCGAACGACGAAGGCTACGTCACCTCGGCGATTTATTCGCCCCATGTCGAATCGTGGATCGGGCTCGGCCTGCTGAAAGGCGGAACATCGCGCATCGGCCAGCGTGTCCGCGTCTACGATCCGGTGCGCGGCGGCGATCTGGTCGTGGAGATCGTGTCGCCGGTCTTTACCGATCCGGCGGGGGAGCGTGTTCGTGGCTGATCCGATCGTTCTGACTGCCGAAACCGCGTTTGCGAGCTTGCTGAAGCCGGCGGGCGATACGCGCGATCCCGGCATGACTGTTCGCGAAGTGACGGGGCTGCAGATCGCGACGGTGATCGCGCGCGGACCGATATCCGGCTTGACCGATGGGCCAAAGCGCGTGTCGCGTGACGGCACCGACTATCTCGGCATCGGGCCGGGCAAATGGCTCGCTTTCGGCGCGATCGCGCCGGATATCGCGGCGTCGGCCAGCGTGATCGACCAAAGCGGCGGCTATGGCGTGTTGGAAATTTCGGGCCGCGACGCCGTGGCGACGCTCGAAAAGGGGATCGGCGTCGATCTCCATCCGCGCGAATTCGCGCCCGATGCCGTCGCCGTCACCACCGTCGCGCATATGGGTGTGATACTGTGGCGAAGCGAGCGCGAAGCGTGGCGCGTCGCCGTGTTTCGCAGCAACGCGGCCTCGTTCTGGCATTGGCTGGAATCGAGCGCCGCTGTTTTCGGGTTGGTCATTCAGGAACGAAGATGAGCGAACATTATCTGCTGACTTTGGCGTGCCCGAACCGTCCGGGCATCGTCGCCGCCGTATCGACGCGACTTTTCGAATGCGGCTTCAATATCGGCGAAGCGAACCAGTTCGATTCAACCGAGACCGACCGGTTCTATATGCGCGTCGCGTTCGACGCGGCGAAGTCGGACGCGTCGATCGACATGTTTCGCGCGGCGATGGCCGAGCTCGCGGTCAAGTTCGACATGAAGCTCGATATCGTCGCGGGCGCGGCACGGCCCAAGGTCATGCTGTTGGTCTCGAAATTCGACCATTGTCTGGCCGATATCCTGTATCGCTGGCGGATCGGCGAGTTGCGGATGGAGATTTCGGGCATCGTCGCCAACCATCCGCGCGAGACCTATACGCATCACGATTTCGCGGGGATTCCGTTCCATCATCTGCCGGTGACGCGCGACAACAAGGCGGCGCAGGAAGCCGAGCTGTGGCGCCTGGTGCAGTCGACCGGCACCGATCTGGTCGTGCTCGCGCGCTACATGCAGGTGCTGTCGAACGACCTGGCCGAGAAATTGGCGGGGCGCTGCATCAACATCCATCATTCGTTCTTGCCGGGATTCAAGGGCGCCAAGCCCTATCACCAGGCGCATGCGCGCGGCGTGAAGCTGATCGGCGCCACGGCGCATTACGTGACCGCCGATCTCGACGAAGGCCCGATCATCGAACAGGACGTCGAGCGCATCAGCCATCGCGACACGCCCGACGATCTGGTGCGCAAGGGGCGGGACATCGAGCGCCGCGTGTTGTCGCGCGCGATCGCTTGGCATATCGACCGCCGCGTGTTGATGGATGGCGCAAAAACCGTCGTTTTCGGTAACTGAACACCGGTCTCGATTCCACGATTTCGGACGGTACAAGAAAATCTACGGCGCAGTGCAGGTAGTTTGCATTGCAAAATTGTTTGGATTTAAAACGACGCATCCGGTTTCTGCAAACTCTCGTTATAGTAGTGGTCTCCCAAAGGATGGAGCAGCCGGAGACCGTTCGTGGAATCCTCGCCCATCGACCGGATGATCGCCGCTTTGCGGCAGTTCGCGGTATTCGCGCTCGGCCCCGCCGCGTTGATCGCGTTGGCGATCGGCTTCGCGGCCGCCGCCGGCGCATGGCAACTCGCGCGCTTGGTCGATGATGCGCGGATCGAACGCGCGGTCCAGATCCGCGTCGAATGGCGCGCGCGCGATATCGAAGCGAAACTGCATGCTATGACCGCGCCGATCGTGGCGACGGCGGCGTATTTGCGGACGAATTCGCGGCCGACGGCGGGCGAGTTCCGGCGGTTCGTGCGCGAAATGGCGCTGGGCGACGACGCATTGTCGAGCGTCCTATGGGCACCGCTGGTCGAACAAAGCGCGCGCGCGGTGTTCGAGTTAATGGATTATCATATCGTCGATCCGTCGGGGATGCCGGCGGGCACACGCGACGTGTATCTGCCGGTGCTTTATATCGAGACGTTCGGCCGGTGGACCGTGCCGGCGGGCCGCGATCTGCTGGCGGATCCGGCGTTGGCCGGTCTGATCGAAGCCGCGCGCCGGGCGGGCGGGCCGGTGGTGATGCCGGCGATAGAGTTAATCGGGGTCAGCGGAACGACGCCGAAGCGAATCGTCGCCGCACCCGTGTATGGCGCGACGAGCGGTGGCCAAGCCCAGGGCGCGTTGATCGGCTTCGTGATCGGCCATTGGCGGATCGAAGACGCGCTGAACGCGGCTATCGAAGGCACGCCGGAAATCCCGGAAACGTTGCGCTTCTATCTGGGACGCGGCCAATCCCTGGCGCAAGACGAATTGGTCGCGTCGCTGGATCCGTCGCGCCAGCGTTTCCGCACCGCCGCGGCCGCCGCCGTTGCGCCGTCGCCCGACGCGACACAAGCCACCGCGGATATCCGGGACTACGACCATCGCTGGCGGCTGGCGTTCGCCTTCCCGGCGGAATTCGGGGATTCGCTGCGCTCGTCCGCGCACTGGTTCGCGCTCGCCGCCATTCTGGCGCTGACGGCGCTCGCACTCGGCTACATCGTTTATCAACGCAGCACGCGCGCGCGGATCGAAACGGAAGTGACGACACGTACGCGCGCGTTGTCGGATGCCAACCGCCAGCTGGCGAACGAGATCGGCGAACGCAACCGGGTGGAAGACGAATTGCGCCGCCAGGCGCAATGGACCGATACGGCGCTGGAAGCCTTGCCCGTCGCGGTTATTTTCGTCGATACCGCCCGCAACATCCAATTTTGGAGTACCGCAGCCGAGCGGATTTTCGGCTATCGCGCGGTCGATGTTCTGCGCAAACCCTATGCGTTGACGCCCGATGAAGAAATGCCGGCGGTCGATCGCCTGTTCGAAGCGGTCGAGGGCGGATTGGTCGTCCGCAATCGGTCGATCGTCTGCCGGGATCGCGACGGCAAGTCGATCCATGTGCGCTTTTCCGGCGCACCGCTGTTCGGCGAACGCGTTTTGCACGGCAGCTTGATCGTGCTGGAGGACGTGACCCAGGCCAAGCAGACCGAAGATCAGCTTTTCCAGGCGCAGAAGATGGACGCGCTCGGTCAGCTGACCGGCGGCCTTGCGCATGATTTCAACAATCTGCTGCTCGTCATCATGGGCAATATCCAGCTATTGCGCGAGGAGCGTCCGGGCGACGCGGTCGTCGATAATTTCGCGACCGAGGCTTACAACGCGGCTTTGCGCGGCGCCGATCTGGTGCGCAGCATGCTGGCCTTCGCGCGCCGCCAGCCTTTGCAGCCGCGGCCCGTCGATATCAACCGCACGGTCAGCTCGACGACGCAGATGTTGCGTCGCGTGCTGGGCGAACGGGTGGAGATATCGCTCACGCTCGACCGCGATCCCTGGACGGTGATGGTCGATCCCACGCAGCTCGAAGCGGCTCTCGCCAATCTCGCGACCAACGCGCGCGACGCGATGCCCAAAGGCGGGCGCTTGTCGATCGTCACCACGCGGCGGCGGCTCGATTCCGACTATGCGATGCGCCATCCCGACGTGGTCGAAGGCGACTACGTGATGCTGCAGGTCAGCGACACCGGCGACGGGATTTCGCCCGAGAATATGAAGAAGGTCTTCGACCCGTTCTTCACCACCAAAGAGGCGGGGCGCGGCTCCGGTCTCGGCCTAAGCATGGTCTTCGGCTTCATCAAGCAATCGGGCGGGCATATCAACGTCTATAGCGAGGTCGGCGTCGGCACCACGTTCCGGCTTTATCTGCCGCGCCATTATCTGGCGTTGGAAACGCCCGACACGACGCCCGAGATCGTTAGCAGCGGCGGCAACGAGACGATTTTGGCGGTCGAGGACGATCCCGGCATTCGCCGGCTGGTGCGCATCGATCTTGCGTCGTTCGGCTACAAAGTGCTGATGGCCGAGAATGCCGCCGACGCGCTGCAAGTCCTCGAATCCGGCGAACGGATCGACCTTCTGTTCAGCGACATCGTAATGGCGGGCAAGATCGACGGGTTGGCGCTGGCGCGGTTGGTGCGTCAGCGTTGGCCGTCGATCCGTATCCTGCTGACATCGGGCTTTCCGGATACGGATATCGACGACGGTTCGCGGATGGGTGAGAATTTCGCGCTGCTCAGCAAGCCCTATCGCAAACCCGAATTGGCGATGGCGTTGCGCGCGGCACTCGACGGTCAAGATTAGACGGAAGGCGGGATCAGCATATAGCCCGTGCCGCGCACGGTGCGAATGATGCCTGCGCGATTGGCGGCGCCGTCGATCTTCTTGCGCAAATTGCTGAGATGCACGTCGATGCTGCGATCGTTGGGATCCCAGTCGCGGCCGGCGACGTCCTCGGACAATTGATCGCGCGGAACGACTTTGCCCGCATTGCGCGCCAGGATCGACAGAAGCCGGAACTCGGCCATCGTGAGCTTGATCTCGGCGCCGTTCGGGTCGCGCACCTCATGGGCGACGACATCGATCTCCAAACCATGGAAGCGGAACTTCGTTTCGGCCGCCGCCGCAGCGGGCTGTGCTTGTTGGATTTGCTGATCGGCGTAGACGCGGCGGCGCTGAATCGTGCGCAAGCGCGCCAGCAATTCGCGCATCTCGAACGGTTTGGCGAGATAATCGTCGGCGCCCATCTCCAGCCCGACGATCTTGTCGATCGTGTCGCCCTTGCCGGTCAGCATCATGACCGGCAATTGGCTGCGCTCGCGAATCCAACGGAGCGCGCCCCAGCCGTCGCCGTCGGGCAGCATCACGTCGAGGATCACCAACTCGGGCGGCGATTTCTCGAAACTCGCCTGCATCGCGGCGACGGAATCGGCGATTTCCGGCGCGTAGCCTTCGCGGCCAAGATAAGTGGCGAGGAGTTTGGAAACACCGGGGTCGTCGTCGACGATCAGCAGCCGGATTTTGTTCATGGCCGGCGCCGGGCGGGCAAGCCGATCAGCCAGCCGGACGCGCGACGATGACGAGCGGCGCGTTGGCCGTGCCGCAATCGGCGATCACAGGTTGGGTGCGGGAATGGGCGAGGGCGGCTACCAGCTTCGATGTCGCGGCGCAGTAATCCTTCGCGGCGAGATTGAGCTTGCCGACGCGATATTGGCCGACGGCGGGGTCGATCATCGGCACCGGACGACCGGCCTGTTCGGCCCAGCGCGTGACGACTTCCGTCAACGTCGCGGCTTGCGCGGTCGGCCATGCGGGCGGCGGTGCTTGCTCGGGAACCGGCATGACGGTCGTGGATACCGCAAACACCGCTGCTTTGATTAAACCGGGCACGAAGTCTCTCCAAATGACGCCAACGCAGCGTCGAGCGAATTATTAGATAAATTAACATGGCTTTACACTCTTCACAATCAAGGTCGCATCGCGCGACAAAATGGTTAATGGCGTAAGCGAGTTTAAAGAACGTCGAGAATCGCAAGGGATTCCGCGAGATTCTTGACTCTACTTAACTGGGATGCGCGCCACGCAACGCAGATAAAGGCTCCGTCGAATTCTCAACGGAGCCGAAAATGTCATCTGCGCTTAATCACACACGCAACTCGCTAATTCGCCGTCTGACGGCGGCCGCCGCGATCGTTGGTTTGCTCGGCGGCGCGATCGGCGAACATCAAGCGCGCGCCGCGACGGCGACGTCGTCGATCCTGGTCAGCGCCACGATCATCCAATCCTGCGCCATCGTGGCGCTGCCTTTGGCCTTCGGCCTTTACGACCCGACGTCGTCGACGCCGCATGACGGTTCGACGACCGTCTCGGTCATTTGCACGACGGGCACGCCATTCAATATCGGCCTCAACGCCGGCGGCGGCACGGGCGCCACGGTCGCCAGCCGCAAGATGACGTTCGGCGCCAACTTGCTGAACTACACGCTGTATCAGGACGCGAACCGCACGTCGCTGTGGGGCCAGACGATCGGCAGCGACACGGTCGCGGGTACGGCGACCGGTCTTCTGACGAACTTCACGGTTTACGGCCGCATCCCCGCCCAGCAGGCGGCGCCGACGGGCATCTACACCGACACCATCACCGTCACGCTGACCTACTGAAACGGAAGGATCGCAACCATGCGCAATTTCAAGAACAGCGTCGCGTCGGCCGTCAGCCTCGCCCTTCTGGCGATCGCGAGTGCGGCGCAAGCGGGCGAGTTGAAGCTCAGCACCGTTCGCATCGACCTCAACGACCGCCAGAGCAACGTGGCGCTGATGGTCACCAATGTCGGCACGACGCCGTCGCTGGTGCAGTTCCGCGCGATGAACTGGCGCCAGGCCGAACAGCGCGACACGCTGACGCCGACGCGCGAAGTGATGGCCAATCCGCCGATCGCCGAAATCGCCCCGGGCGCCCAGCAGCTCGTGCGCGTGGGCTACAACGGCAAGCTCCAAGCGCAGGACGAGCGCAGCTACCGCCTGCTGATCGAAGAAGTGCCGAAGAAGGACCGCGAGCGCGTCCAGGCGATCGAAACCTATCTGCGTATTTCGATCCCGGTCTTCGTCGCGGGCCTCGACGCCGCTTCGCGCAAACTCACGCCGTCGCTGGGCACGGGCGAGAACGGCGCGCCGGTCCTGATCCTGCGCAACGCCGGCAACAATCATGTGCGCCTCACCGGCTACAGCCTGAGCGACATGGCGGGTGCTGCGGGTTCGGGCCACAAGGGCCTTTATTACGTGCTGCCCGGTGCGACGATGTCGCTGCCGATCGCTGATGCGGGCGTGAAGCTCGACCGCCTTGCGCGCGTCGATCTCGCGACCGATGCCGGCCCGCTGCAACTGCCGCTAAGCGCGCGATGATCACAATGGCCGCGCGCGCGAAATCGGTTCTGGCGACGGGCCTGGCGTTGACCGCCGGCCTGCTGATCGCCGATCCCCGTCCGGGCTTCGCCCAGGCGGTCGAACCGATCGCTTCGCGCGAGACCGAAGACGAGAGCGAGATCCTGTCGGTCAGCCTCAACGGCACACCGCTCGTCGATACCGTCCTCGCGATGAAGCGCGCGGATGGCTACTACTTGCCGGTCGAGATCCTGACCGAAGCGCGCGTCGAAATTCCGGCGTCGGCGCGCCGCATTTCCGGCCCGGGTGCGGATTATGTGCGCCTTGCCGACATTCCCGCGATGAATGTCCGCTTCGATACCGCGAAGATGGATCTGGCGCTGACGCTCGACCCCAAGGGTTTCCGCCGCCAGGTCGTCGACACGACGCGCAGCGACACGGCGAAGGTCGACGCGTCGGCCAGCGGCGCCTATCTCAACTACGACGCCATCGCCCAAACGATCGGCGGCGTCAGCTACGCGGCGAGCCAGCTCGAAGCCGGCGGCCCGGTGTTCGGCGGCGGCTTGCAAACGGCGGGCATCGTTCGCACCGGTGCCACGAAAGCGGGCAACTTCACGCGCCTCGACAGCTCCTACATCCACGATCTTTACGGCAGCATGACGCGCGTGAAGCTCGGCGACGCGATCTCGCGCGGCGGCGCTTGGGGCCGGCCGGCGCGTTTCGGCGGCGTGCAGATCGCCAGCAATTTCGCGCTCCAGCCCGGCTATATTTCCTATCCGACCGCGAGCTTCGCGGGCCAAGCGGCTCTGCCTTCGACCGTCGACGTCTATGTCAACGGCGCGCTGCGCTATCGCGGCCAGGTCGATCGCGGCCCGTTCGAGCTCAATCAGTTGCCCACGCTGACCGGCGGCGGCGACGCGCGCGTGGTGCTGACCGATCCGCTCGGCCGCCAGCAAGCGCTGAACGTGCCGTTCTATGTGAGCCCGCGTCTGCTGCGCGCGGGCAAGTCGGACTATTCCTACGAAGGCGGGTTCCTGCGCACCGGCTACGGCTTCACCAGCGGCGGTTACGACGCGCCGATGCTGGCGGGCACGCATCGTTACGGTTTGACCGACAGCCACACGGTCGAAGCCCATGCCGAAGGCACGGATCGCCGCCAGGCGGCGGGCGCCAGCCTGACCAGCGCGTTCCTGGGCCTGGGCGAGTTCCACGAGGAAGTCGCGGTCGCCAACGGGACGCGCGGCACGGGCTGGCTGGCGGGTGCCGCGTTCTCGCGCAATGCGGGCGCTTGGACCTTCAGCGTGCGCCAGCGCTTCCAGTCGTCGAATTTCGACGCGGGCGGCTTCGTGTTCTCGACCGCCGCCGCTCCCCAGCGTTCGGAGACGCTCGCGACCGTCGCCCTCGGCCTCGAAAGCTACGGCTCGCTGTCGCTGTCGGCGGCGCGCGTCGGCTACGACGGCAAGGCGCCCGCGCGCGTCGTCTCGGCGAATTGGAGCTTGCCGCTCAACGACCGCGCGTTCGTCAATACCTACGCGCTGGGCACGAAGCAGGAGCGTTCGACCGCCGTGATCGGCATGACGGTCACTTTCATGTTCGGAACCTCAACCACCGCGTCGATCGACGCCAGCACGCGCGACGGCCGCGCGTCGAGCACGCTGCAAGCGCGCCATTCGCCGGCGGGCGACGCGGGCTGGGCTTTCGGCGCCGCCGTTTCGCGCGGCGAACTGGAACGCAACAGCGTCGATGCCACGCGCCGCACCAGCTTCGGCGATTTCGGCGGCGCCGTCGACCAAGCCGCGCGCCAGACAGGCGGGCGCATGTCGGCCAGCGGCGGCTTGGCGGTCGCCAACGGCAAGTTCTTCCCGACGCGCCGCATCGACGACGCGTTCGGCGTGGTCTCGGTGCCCGGCCGTGCGGGCGTGACCGTCCTTCAGGAAAATCGCCCGATCGGCAAGACCGAC encodes:
- a CDS encoding sarcosine oxidase subunit gamma, whose amino-acid sequence is MADPIVLTAETAFASLLKPAGDTRDPGMTVREVTGLQIATVIARGPISGLTDGPKRVSRDGTDYLGIGPGKWLAFGAIAPDIAASASVIDQSGGYGVLEISGRDAVATLEKGIGVDLHPREFAPDAVAVTTVAHMGVILWRSEREAWRVAVFRSNAASFWHWLESSAAVFGLVIQERR
- the purU gene encoding formyltetrahydrofolate deformylase, with product MSEHYLLTLACPNRPGIVAAVSTRLFECGFNIGEANQFDSTETDRFYMRVAFDAAKSDASIDMFRAAMAELAVKFDMKLDIVAGAARPKVMLLVSKFDHCLADILYRWRIGELRMEISGIVANHPRETYTHHDFAGIPFHHLPVTRDNKAAQEAELWRLVQSTGTDLVVLARYMQVLSNDLAEKLAGRCINIHHSFLPGFKGAKPYHQAHARGVKLIGATAHYVTADLDEGPIIEQDVERISHRDTPDDLVRKGRDIERRVLSRAIAWHIDRRVLMDGAKTVVFGN
- a CDS encoding CHASE domain-containing protein; the protein is MESSPIDRMIAALRQFAVFALGPAALIALAIGFAAAAGAWQLARLVDDARIERAVQIRVEWRARDIEAKLHAMTAPIVATAAYLRTNSRPTAGEFRRFVREMALGDDALSSVLWAPLVEQSARAVFELMDYHIVDPSGMPAGTRDVYLPVLYIETFGRWTVPAGRDLLADPALAGLIEAARRAGGPVVMPAIELIGVSGTTPKRIVAAPVYGATSGGQAQGALIGFVIGHWRIEDALNAAIEGTPEIPETLRFYLGRGQSLAQDELVASLDPSRQRFRTAAAAAVAPSPDATQATADIRDYDHRWRLAFAFPAEFGDSLRSSAHWFALAAILALTALALGYIVYQRSTRARIETEVTTRTRALSDANRQLANEIGERNRVEDELRRQAQWTDTALEALPVAVIFVDTARNIQFWSTAAERIFGYRAVDVLRKPYALTPDEEMPAVDRLFEAVEGGLVVRNRSIVCRDRDGKSIHVRFSGAPLFGERVLHGSLIVLEDVTQAKQTEDQLFQAQKMDALGQLTGGLAHDFNNLLLVIMGNIQLLREERPGDAVVDNFATEAYNAALRGADLVRSMLAFARRQPLQPRPVDINRTVSSTTQMLRRVLGERVEISLTLDRDPWTVMVDPTQLEAALANLATNARDAMPKGGRLSIVTTRRRLDSDYAMRHPDVVEGDYVMLQVSDTGDGISPENMKKVFDPFFTTKEAGRGSGLGLSMVFGFIKQSGGHINVYSEVGVGTTFRLYLPRHYLALETPDTTPEIVSSGGNETILAVEDDPGIRRLVRIDLASFGYKVLMAENAADALQVLESGERIDLLFSDIVMAGKIDGLALARLVRQRWPSIRILLTSGFPDTDIDDGSRMGENFALLSKPYRKPELAMALRAALDGQD
- a CDS encoding response regulator transcription factor, whose amino-acid sequence is MNKIRLLIVDDDPGVSKLLATYLGREGYAPEIADSVAAMQASFEKSPPELVILDVMLPDGDGWGALRWIRERSQLPVMMLTGKGDTIDKIVGLEMGADDYLAKPFEMRELLARLRTIQRRRVYADQQIQQAQPAAAAAETKFRFHGLEIDVVAHEVRDPNGAEIKLTMAEFRLLSILARNAGKVVPRDQLSEDVAGRDWDPNDRSIDVHLSNLRKKIDGAANRAGIIRTVRGTGYMLIPPSV
- a CDS encoding spore coat protein U domain-containing protein; the encoded protein is MSSALNHTRNSLIRRLTAAAAIVGLLGGAIGEHQARAATATSSILVSATIIQSCAIVALPLAFGLYDPTSSTPHDGSTTVSVICTTGTPFNIGLNAGGGTGATVASRKMTFGANLLNYTLYQDANRTSLWGQTIGSDTVAGTATGLLTNFTVYGRIPAQQAAPTGIYTDTITVTLTY
- a CDS encoding molecular chaperone, yielding MRNFKNSVASAVSLALLAIASAAQAGELKLSTVRIDLNDRQSNVALMVTNVGTTPSLVQFRAMNWRQAEQRDTLTPTREVMANPPIAEIAPGAQQLVRVGYNGKLQAQDERSYRLLIEEVPKKDRERVQAIETYLRISIPVFVAGLDAASRKLTPSLGTGENGAPVLILRNAGNNHVRLTGYSLSDMAGAAGSGHKGLYYVLPGATMSLPIADAGVKLDRLARVDLATDAGPLQLPLSAR
- a CDS encoding fimbrial biogenesis outer membrane usher protein; translation: MAARAKSVLATGLALTAGLLIADPRPGFAQAVEPIASRETEDESEILSVSLNGTPLVDTVLAMKRADGYYLPVEILTEARVEIPASARRISGPGADYVRLADIPAMNVRFDTAKMDLALTLDPKGFRRQVVDTTRSDTAKVDASASGAYLNYDAIAQTIGGVSYAASQLEAGGPVFGGGLQTAGIVRTGATKAGNFTRLDSSYIHDLYGSMTRVKLGDAISRGGAWGRPARFGGVQIASNFALQPGYISYPTASFAGQAALPSTVDVYVNGALRYRGQVDRGPFELNQLPTLTGGGDARVVLTDPLGRQQALNVPFYVSPRLLRAGKSDYSYEGGFLRTGYGFTSGGYDAPMLAGTHRYGLTDSHTVEAHAEGTDRRQAAGASLTSAFLGLGEFHEEVAVANGTRGTGWLAGAAFSRNAGAWTFSVRQRFQSSNFDAGGFVFSTAAAPQRSETLATVALGLESYGSLSLSAARVGYDGKAPARVVSANWSLPLNDRAFVNTYALGTKQERSTAVIGMTVTFMFGTSTTASIDASTRDGRASSTLQARHSPAGDAGWAFGAAVSRGELERNSVDATRRTSFGDFGGAVDQAARQTGGRMSASGGLAVANGKFFPTRRIDDAFGVVSVPGRAGVTVLQENRPIGKTDADGDLFVPRLLSNYANRIAIETTDLPVDADVEKLETSVTPRHRGIAKVEFRVESASKVSLTVVGEDGEPIDSGIEVVRVADAKVFRSGFDGEVYLEGAAGDEFETDNRAQTCRFRIPAAIEEGTVAICEAVK